Genomic window (Flavobacterium oreochromis):
AGCTAGTGATATTTCTGCATTAATTATGGAAAATTGTTTTGAATATTTAGATGCTCCCGTTTCTAGAGTAGGAAGTTTAGAAAGTGCAATTCCTTTTATGAAATCATTAGAAGATCAATATTTACCAAAAATACGTTTTGAAGAAGAGTTAAAGAAACTTTTAGCTTATTAATGACTCATTTAAGGTTTTAACAAGATTCATAATTTAAATAATAGATATTTCTTCATAAAATAAAATTTAGTTATAGTATGTTTTAATCATGGAATAAGATAAATTATAATCTTTATTATACAATAAAAAATCATTCTTCGTAAATTTGACACTTTATAAATATATAATAACAAGATGAGTCAAGAAATAAGAAACCTTGAACCCAAAACTCTTTGGAACAAGTTTGCCGATCTAAACTCGGTGCCTCGTCCTTCAAAAAAAGAAGAACGTGTGATTGCTTTTATGATGGATTTTGGACAAAAGTTAGGTCTAGAAACAATAAAAGATGAAGTGGGTAATGTTATCATTAAAAAGCCTGCTACAGTTGGAATGGAGAATAGAAAAACCATTGTAATGCAATCGCATTTAGATATGGTTTGTCAAAAGAATAATGATACCCTTTTTGATTTTGATACACAAGGTATTGAAATGTATGTTGAAGGAGATTGGGTAAGAGCTAAAGGTACTACACTTGGTGCAGATAATGGTTTAGGAGTGGCTACTATTATGGCAATACTTGAAAGTACAGATATTGCACATCCTGCTATTGAAGCTTTATTTACAATTGATGAAGAAACAGGAATGACAGGAGCTTTAGGTTTAAAAGGAGGTCTTTTATCTGGAGAAATTCTTTTAAATTTAGATACAGAAGAAGATGATGAAATAGATATAGGATGTGCAGGAGGAGTAGATGTAACTGCGGAACGTGATTATCATGAAGAAGAAATACCAGAAGGATCTGTAGGTTATACAATTACTGTAAAAGGACTACAAGGCGGGCATTCAGGAATGGATATACATAGAGGGTTAGGAAATGCAAATAAAATTATGAATCGTCTATTATTTGATGGTTTTGAAAATTTTGGCCTTCAAATAGCTGAAATTAATGGAGGAAGTTTACGAAATGCTATTCCACGCGAGAGCGTTGCTAAAATAATTATTGCAGGTATGTATGATGAAGCTTTTGTATTTGACATGCAAGAGGTAATCAATGATATTAAATCTGAATACAAAACAATGGAGCCTAATCTTCAAATTGTAATTGAAAAATCAGATTTACCAGCTAAGGTAATGGATTTAGGAGTACAGGAGGGCTTATTACGCGCTATTTATGCAGCTCATAATGGAGTGTATAGAATGAGTCCTGATATGACTGATTTAGTAGAAACATCAAATAATATTGCAAGAATAATAGTAAAAGAAGGTCAAATATCTATTCAAAATTTAACACGTTCTTCGGTAGAAAGTTCTAAGTTTGATTTAGCTAACGCATTACGTTCAGCTTTTGAGTTATTTGGTTGTGAAGTTACTTTTTCTGGCTCTTATCCAGGTTGGACTCCAAATGTTAATTCACCAATATTAGATGTTTTGACTTCTGTATATGAAAAACAAAATGGTTCAAAACCGCATGTGGTAGCATGTCATGCAGGCTTAGAATGTGGGATTTTAGGGACTAATTATCCAGGGATGGATATGATTTCCTTTGGACCAACAATTAAAGGAGCTCATAGTCCTGATGAAAGAGCTAGTATTTCTTCTGCTCAAAAGTATTGGAAATTTGTTCTAGAAATTTTACAGAATATTCCTCAAAAATAGGCAGTATAACACAAACTGTGTAAGTTAAAAAGTTATTCTGAAAAATTAGCTCGCTTAAAAGAGCTAAAATTTTTCGGAAATAACTTTTTAACGTTTTATATATTTACATAGTTATGATAGACAAAGAAGACTTATTAAACAACAAGGATTTTTTTAAATCCTTTAAAAATGGAGAAGATTTATCTTCCTTTTTTAAGCAAATGCATAAACGAGCAGTAGAACACATGCTCAATGCCGAACTAGATGCTCACTTAGATACCGAAAAACATCAAAAAACCTCTGACGGCAATTATCGTAATGGTCATGGAACCAAGAAGATTAAGACTTCCTTTGGAGAAGATCAAATTAAAGTCCCAAGAGATAGAGAAGGTAGTTTTGAACCTGTTTTAGTCCCTAAAAGACATAATATTATTGATGGTTTAGAGAATGTTATCATTTCATTTTATGCTAAAGGAATGAGTGTTAGTGATATTGAAGAGCAAATCAAAGAAATGTATAATTTTGACATTTCAACTTCTACCATTTCAAGAATTACTAATGCAGTAGCAAGTGAGATAGTAACCTGGCAAAACAGACCATTAGATGAAGTTTACTTAATTGTTTGGATGGATGGAATTGTTTTCAAAGTTCGTGAAAACTCAAAAGTAATCAATAAAACTATCTATTTAGCAGTAGGACTTAATCATGAAGGACGAAAAGAAGTTCTTGGTATGTGGTTAGGTAAGAATGAAAGTTCAAGCTTCTGGATGAGTGTTTTAACCGATTTAAAAGCCCGCGGAGTGGAAGATATTTTAATAACGGCTACCGATAATTTAAACGGATTTACTCAAACCATACGTTCTGTTTTTCCTGAATCACAAACACAGATTTGTGTGGTTCACCAAATAAGAAATGCTTGTAGATATGTCGTATGGAAAGATAAAAAGCAATTTACAACCGACATGAAACTAGTCTATACAGCACCAACAAAACAAGCCGCCGAGTTAGCTCTAGAAGATTTTGCTCAAAAATGGGAATCTAAATATGGATATGCTATCAAATCTTGGAGGGAAAATTGGGACGAATTAACCATCTTTTTTGACTTCCCGTTAGAAATCCGCAAAATTATTTATACCACAAATTTAATTGAAAATCTTAATGGGAAAATTCGCAAGTACACCAAAAACAAAATGTCGTTTCCAACAGATGAGGCGGTAATAAAATCGGTTTACCTTGCCTTAAAAGAAGCAACTAAAAAATGGTCGATGCCAATACAAAATTGGGGTATTGTTTTAAACCAATTTAATCTTATATTTGAAAAAAGGCTCAGATTATAAAATCCAAGCCTAAACTTTTTAACTTACACACTTTGTAGGATAGTGTCAAAAAATAGTTACTATCAATACCAATAAAGGTTGCCAAATTTGACAACCTTTATTGGTATTATCTAGTATGCTTCCATCTCTTATGAGTCCACATGTAATATTCAGGAGCTTGATAAATTTGTTCTTCTACTTTTTTGATAAAGTTTTCTGAAATTTGAAAATTTGGAATAGACTTTACTTCATCTGCTAAAATCTCAAAAGTAGCTTCATAAAAACCTCTTTTTGTTTTTTTAACCTTTAAAAATAAAACATTCATATCAAAACGTTTAGCAAATATTTCTGCTCCTAAATGTATAGGAGTTTCTTTACCCATAAAATTATACCAGTGCATATTACTCGATGCTTTAGGGGTTTGGTCACTAATAAATGCGTATGCTGCCAATATATTGTTTTTTGTATTATTTTCAATAATTTTAGAAGTTTCTTTTGTACTTATTAATGTAGCATTAAATTTAGAACGTATTCTTTTTACTAAGCGGTCAAAGTAAGGGTTTTTAATTCTTTTATATACCCCAAAACCTTCAAATTTAAGATATTTGTTCATTGCTATTAACCATTCATAGCTAGCATAATGAGCTAGCATAATGATTACACTTTTTTGTTGTGCTTCTAATTGATTGTATATTTCTAAATTTGTAAACTGATATCTTTTATCCATTTCTTCCGAAGAAATATTTAATGTTTTAATCATTTCTAGAAACATATCACAAAGATGTTGATATGATTTTTTTTCTATAGATAATCGTTCTTTAAAAGATAAATTAGGAAATGCAATGAGCAAATTTCTTCGTACAGTTTTTTTTCTATATCCAATTATATAATAAATAATATAATAAATGCTATCAGATAAAATATATAATAGCCTAAAGGGAAGTACTGATATTAACCAAATTATAGGATATAAAAGTAGATAAACGACTAATTGCATTTTAATATTTTAAGGCAAATATAGTTCATTAAATTTATTTAATAAAGAGTTTCATTATTTACTATTATTATAAAATGTAGTATATTGCTAATAAAAATAAGTCTAATGAATTTAATATTATTGTTGTTAATAGGTATTATCGTTTTTATCAGTTATAAAGGTTTTACAGATTATCGCTTTTCCAATCGATATGAATTTAATATTGGGAGAATTCGTTCAGGAGAACAAATAAGAATCTTTACTTCTGGTTTTTTGCATAGTGATTGGGGGCATCTTTTTTTTAATATGTTTACTCTATACATGTTTGGAGATATTGTTATCAATTATTTTGGATCATATTTATTTCTAATAATTTACATGGTAAGTTTACTTTCAGGAAGTCTATTAGTTATGGTTTATCATAAAAATGATTTAGGTTATACCGCTAAAGGAGCTTCAGGTGCGGTAACAGGAATATTATATGCTGCAATATTATTAAATCCTGAAATGAATTTATACCTTTTTTAATTCCAATTCCAATTTCTGCATACGTTTTTGGTATTGGATATTTATTATATTCAATTTATGGTATGAAAGCTCAAAATGATAATATAGGACATGAAGCCCATTTTGGAGGAGCAATAGGAGGCTTATTATCTACAGTACTGATAGAACCAACAATTCTAATTACAAGTTTTAAAATGATTATTTTATTAATTATTCCTATACTTATTCTTTTTTTCTTAACAAAAATGGAAAAATTATAATGGCATAAATTTTGTAATATATTTTAAAAATGTAAAATTTAAATCTTATATGCAATGAAAAAATTAATCACTTCATTATTATTTCTAATTACTTTTATGATACAAGGACAAGAATTTAAACAACAAATTCCACAAGTAAATGTTTCTGGAGAAGGAAAAATTAAGGTAGTTCCTGATCAATGCTTAATCACATTAGGAGTAGAAAATACAGGTAAGGATGCGGCTACTGCAAAAAAAATGAATGATGATACTATTATTAAACTCATTCAATACATAAAAGAATATCATATTCCTGCTTCTGATTATCAAACAACAGATGTAAATCTTAGTAAGAATTATGATTATGAAAAAAAGAAATATAATTTTTTTGCTAGTCAAACCATCACTATTTTGCTAAAAGATATTAAAAAATATAGTGATTTTATGTTAGGTATTACTGATACAGGAATAACCAATATTAGAAATGTTGAGTTTAAAACTTCTAAATTAGAAGAGTTAGAAAGAGAAGCTCGTAAAAAAGCAATGGTGAATGCAAAACAAAAAGCAGAAGATTTTGTATCTGCATTAGGACAAAAAGTTGGAAAGCTTCTTTTAATAACAGATAATTCATCTACTTATTATCCACAAGCACAGCCTATGTATAAAGCAGCTATGATGAATGAAGCTCTTCAAGATACAGGAAGTAAAGAAATTTTGGCTGTGGGTGAAATGGCTGTAGTAGTAAATGTACAAACTACTTTTATTATTGAATAAAGACTTGAATATATATGTGTCTAAAAATATAGATTATTATTTTGTTTTTTCGTAAATCAGTTTTACATATAGAATAATTAATTTATAATTTTAGACACTTCTTTTTTGTAAAAATGAACTCAAGAAACATAGGTATAGTACTTTCTGGTGGAGGAAGCAAAGGTTTAGCTCATGCTGGAGTATTACATTTTTTAGATGAAAACGGCATGAAACCTAAAATTATTTCAGGAACTAGTGCAGGAGCTATTATTGCCGCTTTGTATGCAGTAGGAAAATCTCCTATAGAAATTTTAGACTTTTTTAGGTCTATTTATTTTTTTCATTGGAGACATTTTACATTTTCTAAAGCAGGTTTAATAGATGGGAATGCATTTGAAACATACTTTTATAAGATTTTTAAAGATTTAAAAATCGGTGATTTACCTATTAAAATTCATATAACAGCAACTGATTTGGTCAAAGGAGAATTAAGAATTTTTGATGAAAAAACACGTATAGTAGATGCTGTTTTAGCTTCTTCCTCATTCCCTGGTGTTTTTTCACCATATGAATTTGAAGGGAAATTATATAGTGATGGAGGCATTTTAAACCATTTTCCAACGGACTTATTACAAGGAAGATGTGATTATTGCATAGGGGTTTACGTTAGCCCAATACAAAAGATAGAATCAAAAGATCTAACCTCTATTAGATCAGTAACAGCTCGCGCTTTTGATTTACTTTTTGGTAATTCCAGTATTCATAAATTTGCTAATTGTGATTGGCTTATTCAACCAGAAGAGTTATCTAAATTTGGTACTTTTGAGACAAGTAAATTAAAAATGGATGAAATTTTTTCAATAGGATATAAAGAAGCTCAAAAAACGTTTTCTAAACAAATTTAAAATTTTGTATCTCAAAAATAAAAGGGATAAAGCATAAAAAAGAAATTGTCTAAAGATAGATATATAAATGATATCTCCAGACAATTTCTTATTTATATCAGTTATTATAGTTCAAACCAGTTTTTGATTAAATTGTCAATAGCTTGTGGATTTTTATGAGTGTACTCATTGCTTTTAGGATTATAATCATAATCATTAGACCATTCTTGATGGTTTTGAGCTAAAGAACAGATTGCATCACATACAAATTGAATTTCATCATTGGTTGTAGTAGGGTGAATAGACATTCTTATCCATCCTGGTTTTACGGTTAAATCACCAGAATCTATATTACAAGTAATAGCATTAGATTTGTCTTGATCAACATGTAATAAGTAATGGCCATAAGTTCCAGCGCAGCTACATCCGCCACGAGTCTGAATACCAAAACGATCATTTAATATTTTTACACCTAAATTATAATGTAAATTATCTACATAAAATGAAATAACACCTAATCGGTCTTTGTGTTCTTCCGCTAGAATTGTTAAATTGGGTTGTTTTGTTAATTTTTTAAAAATATATTCAACAATTTCTTTTTCACGTTCTAAAATATTAGCAATTCCCATTTTTTTCTTTCAATTGGATAGCTAATGCTGTTTTTATAACCTGAAGAAAACCTGGGGTTCCTCCATCTTCGCGGTCTTCTATATTGTCTATGTATTTATGTTCTCCCCATGGATTAGTCCATGATACAGTACCTCCTCCAGGACAATCAGGTACATTATTTTTATATAAATTTTTATTAAAAACTAAAACACCAGAAGTTCCAGGACCTCCTAAAAATTTATGAGGAGAAAAGAAAATTGCATCTAAATAGGCTTCTGAATCTTCAGGGTGCATATCAATTGTTACATAGGGTCCAGAACAAGCAAAGTCTACAAAACATACACCTCCATTTTGATGCATTATTTTTGCTACTTCATGGTAAGGAGTTTTAATACCTGTAACGTTAGAGCAGGAGGTTATAGAAGCAATTTTAAAACTTCTATCTTTATATTGTGATACTATTTTTTTAAAATTTTCTAAACAAAATAGACCTTCTTGATTTGCTGGAATTATAACCACATCAGCAATAGTCTCCAACCAAGATGTTTGATTAGAATGATGTTCCATGTGTGAGACAAATACAATAGGCTTTATTTCCTTAGGAATATTAGTATAACTTTTTAAGTTTTCGCAAATTCGTAACCCAAGAATTCTTTGAAATTTATTAACTACACCTGTCATTCCTGTACCATCTGTAATTAACACATCATTTTCATCAGCATTTACATGCTTTTTTATGATTTTTCGCGCTTTATGATAAGCCATGGTCATAGCAGTCCCTGAAACCGTAGTTTCTGTATGGGTATTTGCTACAAAAGGACCAAAATCTTTTAAAATTTTCTCTTCAATAGGTTTATATAGTCTTCCAGAGGCAGTCCAATCAGTATAAATGATTTTTTTTCTTCCAAAAGGAGAATCAAATTCTTGATTAATTCCTACAATATTTTCTCTAAATTTTAAAAAATATTGTTCTAGTGTAGATTTTTCGGTTGTAATCATTTGTTTCTTATTTGGTTTCAAATATACATTATTTACTTATTTTGAAATAGAGTTTTAAAAAAATCATTAATGAATATGAAACTTTATTTGGAATAAAGAGTAAACTTGGGATAAATTTTAGTTTTTATTTTGAAGTTTTATAATTGTATTTGTTTTGAAAGACTATAATGTTTAGTTTAGAGCTAAATAGGTTTATCTTTCAAATTTTCTTTCTTTTCTTTCTTTTATTTGACTAAGTAATTTTTGTTTAAATTCTATTTCGATTTGTTTTAATTGAATTATTTTTTGGTTAGGTATAATACCTTGTAAATTTTTAACTAATGATCGTTTATTTTGTCTCATTTCATTTTCAATTTTTTCTTCTTGATCCATTAGGTTTTGTAGTTCTTTATCAGATAAACTATTAACTCCTTCTGCATTTAATTCGTGCATTAATTTCTTTTTTTGCTTTTGAAGTTCAAATTGTTTATCATCAAATTGATTGAATATGGGCCAAAATTTTTGTGCTTCTTCTGGGCTTAAATTTAGACGGTCTGATATGAAAGCTATACGTAATGCTTTTATTTTTTCAAGTTTTTCTTCTCTTCCTTGACCAAAAGTAAATTGGCTTAATATTATTATGAAGACTGTAATTATTTTTTTCATAATCTTTTTTTAAATTAATTTAAGTATTCATTTAAATAAATAACAGTTTGATGATCTATAGGTGTAATTTCTTTTTCTAAATCTGTTAAATCCTCAGTTGTTAGATAATCAGCTAAATCTTCAGTAGTTACATCATCTGCATAGGCTAAGTATTCTTGTGTAGAATTTACAGTATAATTATTTATTTGATTAAAATAAATCCATGTGAAAAGAGATATAAGGATTGTAGCGGCAACTCCATAAAACCAAATATTTCTTTTTTTCCGAAGAGAAAAAATATTTGAAACTTCTTTTTTTGATTAATTTCCAACATTATACGATCTTCTAAATTTAAAAAGTAATCATCAGGTACTTTATAGCCGGAGTTAATTTTTGGGTGATTATTTAGGTAAATGCGTTTCATATTAATAAGACAAAATTATGAGTAAAAGGTTTAATTTGAATTTAAAAAATCTTCAATTTTTTTAACAGCATGAAAGTAGGATGCTTTTAATCCGCCTACAGAAGTTTTTAATATTTCACTAATTTCTTCATATTTTAATTCTTCGAAATATTTCATTTTAAATACTTGTTGTTGTTTTTCAGGAAGAGTGGCTATTGCTTTATGTAATTTTAATTGAATTTCATCTCCATCAAAATGTGTATCTGCCTCTAATTTTTGTATGATTTTTTCTTTTAATTCGTCATTAGATAATCCTTTTTCTTTGCTTTACTATTTAAAAAAGTAAGGGCTTCATTCGTAGCAATTCTATAAATCCATGAATAAAGTTTACTTTCTCCTTTGAAATTTTTAAGGTTTTGAAAGACTTTTATAAAAGTATTTTGTAAAATATCATCAGTATCATCATGATCTGATACCATATTTCTAATATGATGATATAATGGCTTTTGATACTCACGAATTAACTTCCTAAATGCTTCGTTTTGAGTTTTAGGGTTTAAAAGCTCTGTTAAAAATAATTTTTCGTCTCTCAAAGTATTGTTGTTTGGTATTAGACTAAAGATATTTAAAAAGGTTTAATTTTTAATATAAAAGGCTTTGTATCTTTGATAACAAATTAGAGTTTATGATTAAAACAGTTATTTTTGATATGGATGGTGTAATTGTAGATACGGAGCCTGTTCATAAGTATGCTTACTATCAGCATTTTAAAGAGTTGTCTATAACCGTTTCGGAGTCTATGTACGCTTCTTTTACAGGAAATTCTACACGAAATGTTTTTCAAAAATTAAAAGAAAATTTTGATTTAGAGCATGATGTAGAAACACTGGTATTAAGAAAACGAGAACTTTTTAATGAAGCTTTTGATACAAAACCTGATTTAGAGTTGATTGAAGGTGTTTTAGAATTAATAAAAAAGTTATACGCTGAAGATATACAACTTATATTAGCATCTTCTGCTTCAAAAGTACAATAAATCGAGTATTTAACCGATTTGATTTAAATAAATATTTTACACATAAAGTAAGTGGTGAAGATTTTCCCAAATCTAAACCAGATCCTGCTATATTTTTGCATGCTGCTTCACTTTCAATAGCTCCTAAGGAGAATTGTATAGTTATAGAAGATAGTACTAATGGAGTACGTGCAGCTAATGCTGCAGGAATTTATTGTGTAGGTTATCATAGTGTTAACTCAAAGCTACAAGATTTGTCTTTGGCTAATGAAGTTATTCAGCATTTTCATGAATTTAACTTTTTAAAAGATATTATAGGTTAATCTTAAGGAATATAGATCATACTATTAGTTTTAAGTAGGAGTGGGAGGGGGTTGAAAATGTATTATAACTCATTTATTTGCAAGATAATA
Coding sequences:
- a CDS encoding aminoacyl-histidine dipeptidase, giving the protein MSQEIRNLEPKTLWNKFADLNSVPRPSKKEERVIAFMMDFGQKLGLETIKDEVGNVIIKKPATVGMENRKTIVMQSHLDMVCQKNNDTLFDFDTQGIEMYVEGDWVRAKGTTLGADNGLGVATIMAILESTDIAHPAIEALFTIDEETGMTGALGLKGGLLSGEILLNLDTEEDDEIDIGCAGGVDVTAERDYHEEEIPEGSVGYTITVKGLQGGHSGMDIHRGLGNANKIMNRLLFDGFENFGLQIAEINGGSLRNAIPRESVAKIIIAGMYDEAFVFDMQEVINDIKSEYKTMEPNLQIVIEKSDLPAKVMDLGVQEGLLRAIYAAHNGVYRMSPDMTDLVETSNNIARIIVKEGQISIQNLTRSSVESSKFDLANALRSAFELFGCEVTFSGSYPGWTPNVNSPILDVLTSVYEKQNGSKPHVVACHAGLECGILGTNYPGMDMISFGPTIKGAHSPDERASISSAQKYWKFVLEILQNIPQK
- a CDS encoding IS256 family transposase; translation: MIDKEDLLNNKDFFKSFKNGEDLSSFFKQMHKRAVEHMLNAELDAHLDTEKHQKTSDGNYRNGHGTKKIKTSFGEDQIKVPRDREGSFEPVLVPKRHNIIDGLENVIISFYAKGMSVSDIEEQIKEMYNFDISTSTISRITNAVASEIVTWQNRPLDEVYLIVWMDGIVFKVRENSKVINKTIYLAVGLNHEGRKEVLGMWLGKNESSSFWMSVLTDLKARGVEDILITATDNLNGFTQTIRSVFPESQTQICVVHQIRNACRYVVWKDKKQFTTDMKLVYTAPTKQAAELALEDFAQKWESKYGYAIKSWRENWDELTIFFDFPLEIRKIIYTTNLIENLNGKIRKYTKNKMSFPTDEAVIKSVYLALKEATKKWSMPIQNWGIVLNQFNLIFEKRLRL
- a CDS encoding lysophospholipid acyltransferase family protein, whose product is MQLVVYLLLYPIIWLISVLPFRLLYILSDSIYYIIYYIIGYRKKTVRRNLLIAFPNLSFKERLSIEKKSYQHLCDMFLEMIKTLNISSEEMDKRYQFTNLEIYNQLEAQQKSVIIMLAHYASYEWLIAMNKYLKFEGFGVYKRIKNPYFDRLVKRIRSKFNATLISTKETSKIIENNTKNNILAAYAFISDQTPKASSNMHWYNFMGKETPIHLGAEIFAKRFDMNVLFLKVKKTKRGFYEATFEILADEVKSIPNFQISENFIKKVEEQIYQAPEYYMWTHKRWKHTR
- a CDS encoding SIMPL domain-containing protein; translation: MKKLITSLLFLITFMIQGQEFKQQIPQVNVSGEGKIKVVPDQCLITLGVENTGKDAATAKKMNDDTIIKLIQYIKEYHIPASDYQTTDVNLSKNYDYEKKKYNFFASQTITILLKDIKKYSDFMLGITDTGITNIRNVEFKTSKLEELEREARKKAMVNAKQKAEDFVSALGQKVGKLLLITDNSSTYYPQAQPMYKAAMMNEALQDTGSKEILAVGEMAVVVNVQTTFIIE
- a CDS encoding patatin-like phospholipase family protein, translating into MNSRNIGIVLSGGGSKGLAHAGVLHFLDENGMKPKIISGTSAGAIIAALYAVGKSPIEILDFFRSIYFFHWRHFTFSKAGLIDGNAFETYFYKIFKDLKIGDLPIKIHITATDLVKGELRIFDEKTRIVDAVLASSSFPGVFSPYEFEGKLYSDGGILNHFPTDLLQGRCDYCIGVYVSPIQKIESKDLTSIRSVTARAFDLLFGNSSIHKFANCDWLIQPEELSKFGTFETSKLKMDEIFSIGYKEAQKTFSKQI
- a CDS encoding sensor of ECF-type sigma factor, with the translated sequence MKKIITVFIIILSQFTFGQGREEKLEKIKALRIAFISDRLNLSPEEAQKFWPIFNQFDDKQFELQKQKKKLMHELNAEGVNSLSDKELQNLMDQEEKIENEMRQNKRSLVKNLQGIIPNQKIIQLKQIEIEFKQKLLSQIKERKERKFER